One Luteitalea sp. genomic window, GGCTCTCGCGCGGGCGTTCGACGTCGACCTCCAGACGCTGCTCGCCGCACCCGGTGCACGCTTCGACGTGACGCGCGACGTGGACGGCACGATGTGCGTCGCCCATGCCGATGCGATCGAGCGCCTCGAAGCGCTGGCGCGAGATCTGTTCATCGAGTTGGAAGAGACCGGCTTCGACGAACGCTCGATCGAGCCGCTCGTCACACGACGCCTGGGACGTCTGGACGCCACGGTCAGCCAGTGCCTGGGCTTTGCATGCCGCACGCTCGTGCCGGCGCTGGAGCAGGTCACCGACGAAGTGGACCACGTGCTGGACGCACTGGCTGGCCGGTATGTGCCTCCCGGCCCGGCCGGCGCGCCCACGCGCGGCATGGCGCATATCCTGCCGACCGGCCGAAACTTCTTCGCGGTGGACCCGCGCGCGGTGCCGTCGCAGGCCGGGTGGTGCGTCGGAGAGCAACTGGCCCGCGAAGTCCTGGCGCGCCACCTCGCCGAAGAAGGCCGCTACCCGGCGATGATCGGCATAGGCGCTTGGGGCACCGCACAGATGCGAACACAGGGGGACGATGTTGCCGAGGTGCTGGCGCTGCTGGGTGTGGAGCCGGTGTGGGATCCGCAGTCACGGCGAATCCGGGATCTGGCGGTCATCCCGCTCGACCGCCTCGGACGGCCGCGTATCGACGTCACGCTGCGCATCAGCGGGTTCTTCCGCGACGCCTTTCCGCATCTCATCACGCTGGTCGATCACGCGGTCGAGCTGGTTGTCGGCCTCGACGAGCCTGCCGATCAGAACTATCCACGCAAGCACTACCTCGAGGAGCTGGCGCGTCCGTCGGATGCGGCGTTGGACGAGGTGGAGGCGCGTGCCCGCTATCGCATCTTTGGCGCCAAACCGGGCACGTATGGCGCGGGTATCCAGCAGCTCGTCGACACCCGCCACTGGCAGAGCGACCAGGATTTCGCGACGGTCTTCGTCGAGTGGGGCGGCTATGCGTACGGCCGCGGTGCGGAGGGCGTGGACGCGCGCGACGTGTTCACGGAGCGCCTGCGCGCCATCGAGGTGGCCGTCCATAACCAGGACAACCGCGAGCACGACATCTTCGACTCGGACGACTACTATCAGTTCCACGGCGGCATGATCGCCTCCGTGCGATCGCTGACCGGGCGTCAGCCAAAGATGTACGTTGGCGACAGCTCTCGACCTGACGCAGCGAAGGTACGCGACCTGCGCGAGGAGGCGCTGCGCGTCTACCGATCGCGCGTGGTCAATCCGAAGTGGCTCGAGAGCATTCGTCGTCACGGCTACAAGGGCGGCCTCGAACTGGCGGCGACCGTCGACTACGTCTTCGGCTTCGACGCGACCGCGCACGTGGCACCGGATCTGGTCTACGAGGGACTCGCGGCCGAGTATGCACTTTCTCCTGAGATGCAGGAGTTTCTCGAACAGTCGAATCCCTGGGCGCTGCACGCGATCGCCGACCGGCTCCTCGAGGCTGCCGATCGCGGTCTGTGGGAGAACGCCGCGCCAGAGACGCTGGCCGCGCTGCAAGACGTGCGCCTGAAGGCAGAGAGCTTCGTGGAGGCACGCGGAGAGCGCGTGCGCGTGCGTTCATGAGCGCTCCACAGTTTCCGTTCACCGCGCTGGTGGGCCTCGACACGCTGAAACTGGCGCTGCAGCTGGCCGCCATCGATCGGCGGCTGAGCGTGGTCGTTCGGGGCGACAAGGGGGCGGGCAAGAGCACGGCTGCTCGGGGCCTGGCCGATCTGCTGGAAGCGCATGCGCCGTTCATCACGCTGCCGATTGGAGCCACTGAGGATCGTCTCCTGGGCGGCCTCGATGTCGAGAAGGCGCTCAAGGGCGAACCATCGTTGAAGCTGGGCTTGCTCGCAGAGGCCAACGGCGGCGTCCTGTACGTCGACGAAGTGAACTTGCTACCCGACCACCTTGCCGATGCGCTGCTCGACGCGGTCGCAAGCGGTGTGCATATCGTCGAGCGTGAGGGCTTCAGTGCGTCTCAAAGCGCCGACTTCGTGCTGCTCGGATCGATGAATCCGGAGGAAGGCGCCCTGCGCCCGCAGTTGCTCGACAGGTTCGCCCTCGCCGTGAACGTCGAGGCGCCGTCCGAGCCGGCCATCAGGTGCGAAATCTTGGAGAGGCGGCTGGCCCACGACCGCGACCCTGAAGCGTTCACCCGCGCGTGTGCGCAGGTGCAAGAAGCCCTCTCAGCGAAGCTTACCGCTGCCAGGGCGCGCGTCGCTGATGTGAACCTATCACGCGAGCTCCTGGAGCACGTCTCGGCGCGTGTCGCGGAACACGAGGTACGATCGTTGCGCGCAGATCTTGCGGTCGTGCGAGCGAGCCGCGCGTACGCCGCGCTCGACGGTTCTGACCACGTCACGGTGCCTCATGTCGAGGCGGTGCTCCCACTCGCCCTGGCCCATCGAATGGACGGGAAGCCTCGGCCGCCGCAGTCCCCGTCGCCTTCGCCGTTACCAGACTCGAGACGTGACGACGGTGACGACGAAGACTCCAAGGGCGATCCCTCCTCCGCTGAACGGGTGTTCGAGGGCGCGCCGATGGAGAGTCCACGATTGGTGGTCGAACGCCACGGAAGCCGCGCCGCCAGTTCGCTCGGCGCGTCAGGTGTCGCCGCTGCCGGTCCCGTCATTGCCAGCCGCCGCACCGCTGCGCCGAGAGAGCTCGACCTGCGGCCAACGCTGTTGCATACCGTCACGCATACAGGAGCCGTGCATCTCCGCCCCGAAGATCTCCACGAGCGAGTGCGGCAGCCGCGCGCGTCCACCCGGTTCATCGTCATCGTGGACTCCAGTGGCTCCCATGCGGTTCGACAACGCATGCGTCTGGTGAAAGGTGCGGTGAGCAGTCTTCTGGAGGCGTCCCACGGCCGACATGACGAAGTCGTCGTCATCGCGTGCCGCGGAGCGGCCGCGCAGGTGCTCGTCGAGCCGACCTCTTCCCACGCCGAAGCGGACCGGGCGCTTGCGTACCTGCCAACCGGGGGGCGCACACCGCTGGCGCATGCGCTGGAATTAGCGGCCGGCTACGTAACGGACCAGTCGGTGGTCGTGCTGGTCACCGACGGCCACGCCAACGTGCCCCGGCGAAGCGACGATGCATGGGGCGATGCGCTCGCCGCCGCCGCCGAGCTGAACACTCTGGCGCTGGTCATCGACACCGAAGACGAGCGGCGTCTTACCGGACGTCCAAAGAAGCTCGCCGTCGCGATGCGCGCAACCTGTCTGCGGCTGGCCGACCTGGACCAGGCTGCAGTCGTGCGTCTCATTCGGGAGGTCCGATGTGGGTAAGGCGAGAAGCCTCTTCATCGGCGGCACCTCGTCCAACGCCGGCAAGAGCTGGATGACCACCGCCATCTGCGCCTGGTTGCGAGGACGAGGCATCTCGGTGGCGCCGTTCAAGGCGCAGAACATGTCGAACAACTCCTACCCCTGCCGGGCGGGAGGAGAGATTGGACGGGCGCAGGTCGCGCAGGCCGAAGCATGCGGCCTCGAGCCGGAGCCTGCGATGAACCCGATCCTGCTGAAACCAGCCGGGAACGGGCGCAGTCAGGTCGTCGTGAATGGCCGCGTGTGGAAGACCGTCTCGCCGCGGGAGTACTATGCCCGCGCGGCGGAGCTGCGGCCGATAGTGCTCGCCGCGTATGCCGACCTCGCGAGCCGTTTCGACGCCATTGTCATCGAGGGTGCGGGCAGCGTGACGGAGCTGAACCTTCGACAGCACGATCTGGTTAACCTCGGTCTGGTCACCAGCGTCCGGGCACCGTGGATCCTCGTGGCCGACATCGAGCGGGGCGGCGTGTTCGGATCCGTGATCGGCACGGCACACCTGCTGACGTCAGACGAGCGCGCCTTGTTTCGCGGCTTCGCGATCAACAAGTTCCGCGGTGATCTGGCGCTCTTCGACGAGGGCGTCCGCATCCTGGAGGAGCACACGGATTCGCACTGTTTCGGCGTGTTTCCGCACGTGGGGGACGTGTACCTGGATGCCGAGGACAGCTTGGCGCTCGAGACACGCCCCCGCACTGCGCCGCCGGCCGGCGCGCGCCTGGCAATCGTGCGGCTGCCGCACCTCTCGAATGCCACCGACTTCCGCCTGCTCACGTGGGCGGACTGGATCGCGGCGCCGCCACCGGGACGGTACGACTTCATCATCCTGCCCGGTAGCAAGAGCACCATGGCAGATCTGGCCTGGCTCCGCGCCGTCGGTCTGGCGGACTGGATCGTGGCGCAGCACCGCTCGGGCACGTCGGTGCTGGGCATCTGCGGCGGTTTCCAGATGCTCGGGCGCCACGTGGCCGATCCGACCGGCGTGGAATCTGACACGGCGTCCGTCGAAGGGCTGGGCCTGCTGCCGGTCACCACGACCCTGACGCGGGAGAAGCGTACTCGGGCCGTTCGCGCGGTGACCGCCGGGGGCGTGACGTTCGGCGGCTATGAGATCCACGTCGGTGTGGCATCAGTGGAAAGCGGCGCAGCTCGGGCCCCGTTCGCGACGCTCGACGACGGTGAGACCGACGGTCTCTGCCGCGATGGGGTGATGGGTACCTACCTGCACGGGGCGTTTGAGAGCGCCGCCGTGTGCGCAGAGGTCTTTGGCGTGGCACCGCCGGCCTCTGCAAAGGTAGACCATTACCAGCGGCTCGCGGCGTGGTTCGCGCAGCACGGGCGCCAGCTCGATCGTCTGGGCTTTGACTGATATTGGCGGAGTTCATCGCATGAACTGGGAACGACTGCTCGACGAACCATCGTTCGGCCTGCGCCGGGCGGGACGGTATCTCGTCGCCGATCTGAAGGGCGCGCATCATGTCGTGAGCACCTCGGCGCGCCAAGGCGGGTGGACGACGCACGTGCGCTGGCTCGTCAACCACCAAAGCTGTGAGGGCGCCGCCCATCACGACCGGCACAAGGTCATCACGGATGCTGGCTCCGACGGGTACCATGATCACGTGTGCGACGAAGTCGGCGTGCCTGCCGACTGCACTGCGGTTATGGCCACTGCGGCGAGCATGAACTACGTGGCGATCGTTCGTGAGGTCGATGGCGACGTCGCCGTGACGGCGGCGGTCACCGCCGGTGTCGAGGGCAACGCCACTGCCGCGGGAGAACCGGCCACGTGGCGCGAGACCGACACAGGCATGCAGAAGGTGGTAGCCCACACCGGCACGATCAACACCATGCTCTTGACCAGTCACCCGTTGACGCCTGGCGCGCTGGCGCGCGCCGTCGTCACGATGACCGAGGGCAAGACTGCGGCACTGCAGCGGCTGGCCGTGCCCAGCAAGCGGCACATCGATCTCGCGACCGGCACAGGCACAGACCAGTACTGCATTGCCTCGCCCGCGGACGGCGGCAAGGCCCTCACCTCTGCGAGCCCGCACCTGAAGCTGGGCGAGATCATCGGCCGGGCGACGAGGGAGGCGACGATCGAGGCGCTTCGATGGCAGAACGGGCTGGAGGCGAGCTACACGCGGGGTCTGTTTCACGCGCTCGGACGATTTGGGGTGCGAGAGGCGACGCTCTTCGACGAGATCGGCTCGTTGATGAGCGAAGGCGAGCTCGAGCTCCTGAAGAAGAACAGCAAGGCCGCGTTCTACGAGCCGCTGGTTGGCGCTGCGGCACATGCCCTCGCCACGGTCTGCGATCGCGTCCGGTACGGTACGATTCCGGCGTCTGTCGCCGCTGACGCTATGGTGCAGCAAGCGGCCGGCCTTGCGGCGAATCTGTCCGCGCAGGCGCACCGCTGGCCAGAGTTTCGTGCGACCTTGCGTCCGTATGCCGACGGCGATGTCACAGCGCTCGTGCTGAGGGCCCTGGCCTTGGGATGGTCAGAGAAGTGGCGAACTGGTGACTGACTGGTGGC contains:
- a CDS encoding VWA domain-containing protein; amino-acid sequence: MSAPQFPFTALVGLDTLKLALQLAAIDRRLSVVVRGDKGAGKSTAARGLADLLEAHAPFITLPIGATEDRLLGGLDVEKALKGEPSLKLGLLAEANGGVLYVDEVNLLPDHLADALLDAVASGVHIVEREGFSASQSADFVLLGSMNPEEGALRPQLLDRFALAVNVEAPSEPAIRCEILERRLAHDRDPEAFTRACAQVQEALSAKLTAARARVADVNLSRELLEHVSARVAEHEVRSLRADLAVVRASRAYAALDGSDHVTVPHVEAVLPLALAHRMDGKPRPPQSPSPSPLPDSRRDDGDDEDSKGDPSSAERVFEGAPMESPRLVVERHGSRAASSLGASGVAAAGPVIASRRTAAPRELDLRPTLLHTVTHTGAVHLRPEDLHERVRQPRASTRFIVIVDSSGSHAVRQRMRLVKGAVSSLLEASHGRHDEVVVIACRGAAAQVLVEPTSSHAEADRALAYLPTGGRTPLAHALELAAGYVTDQSVVVLVTDGHANVPRRSDDAWGDALAAAAELNTLALVIDTEDERRLTGRPKKLAVAMRATCLRLADLDQAAVVRLIREVRCG
- a CDS encoding cobyric acid synthase gives rise to the protein MQSCVSFGRSDVGKARSLFIGGTSSNAGKSWMTTAICAWLRGRGISVAPFKAQNMSNNSYPCRAGGEIGRAQVAQAEACGLEPEPAMNPILLKPAGNGRSQVVVNGRVWKTVSPREYYARAAELRPIVLAAYADLASRFDAIVIEGAGSVTELNLRQHDLVNLGLVTSVRAPWILVADIERGGVFGSVIGTAHLLTSDERALFRGFAINKFRGDLALFDEGVRILEEHTDSHCFGVFPHVGDVYLDAEDSLALETRPRTAPPAGARLAIVRLPHLSNATDFRLLTWADWIAAPPPGRYDFIILPGSKSTMADLAWLRAVGLADWIVAQHRSGTSVLGICGGFQMLGRHVADPTGVESDTASVEGLGLLPVTTTLTREKRTRAVRAVTAGGVTFGGYEIHVGVASVESGAARAPFATLDDGETDGLCRDGVMGTYLHGAFESAAVCAEVFGVAPPASAKVDHYQRLAAWFAQHGRQLDRLGFD